A window of Dissulfurirhabdus thermomarina genomic DNA:
GCTCATCCAGGCCGCCGAGGCGGAGAAGGCCGGCCTCGAGGCGCGGCTTGCCGACCCGGGCCTCTACCGGGACGGGGCGGCGGCCCGGGAGGCCCAGAGGGCCTACGACGCGGTGCGGCGCCGGCTCGAGGGCCACTACCGGGACTGGGAATCGGCCATGGAAGCGCTCGAGGCCCTGGAGGCGGAGGCGGGGTGAGGCCGGGCCTCAGGCGAGGCGGTCGATGATGGACCCCGGGGGGAGGCCGCCGCCCGACTCCGTGCCGGTCTGGTGGGAAGAATCCTGGGCCGCCTCGATGGCCATGAGCTCGCGCTGGGCCTCGGCGGCCCGGGCGGCGGCCTCTGCGGCCACGGCGCGGTCCTGGGGCGAGGGGTTGGCGGGGGCCAGGGCGGCCCGACGGACGGTCTCCATCTTGCGGAGGGTCTTTTCGGGGTCGGGCTCGGGGCTTGCGTCGATGTGGACCTCGCCTCCCACGGCGTAGCGGCGGCCGTCCGGGCCGGTCCGGTAGGTGTAGGTGGCCCCGCCCCGGACGTAGGCCCCGCCGGCGGCCATGTGGGCCCGCTCGTGGCGGCGGACCTCGGCGTCGCGCTTCCGGAGGTCGAGGAGCTCGGCGAGTTCCGCCCGGTCCAGGGGCTCGCCGCCGGGGGTGCGGGCACCGGGCGGCGCGGCGGCGGGGCGCTCCGCCGCCGCACCGGCCCGGTGGGCGACCTCCGCCTCCGGGCCCTGGCCGGCGACCCGGGGCATGGTGAGGGGAAGGCTGGCGGGGCTGACGTTCATCCCGGATCCGTGGCGGCTTCGAGCTGCTCAGGTGGCTTGTTCCGAGTCCATCAGGTCATGGGCGGGGGCCACGTCCAGGGGCCATGGCCGCGACCCTCCCTGCTCCCCTCATCGGCCGCCCGGGGCGGCGGGCTCAAATCCCGGCCCTTCAGGTGGCGGTGGCCCGGATGACCTCCTCCACCGTGGTGATCCCCTCCAGGACCTTGCGGCAGGCGTCGTGCCGGAGCGGCGTCATCCCCTCCTTCATGGCCTGGCGCTTGATGCCCATCTCGTCGGCCCGGTCGTGGATCATCTTTCGGATCTCGTCCGAGACGGCGAGCACCTCGTAGATGCCGATCCGGCCCCAGTAGCCGGTGTTCCGGCAGTAGCTGCACCCCTTGCCCCGGAGGATGCGGACGGGGTCGTCCGGGACCTCACACGAGAGGGCCCGGAGCTGGTCCGCGGGCACGGTGAGCTCCTCGCGGCAGCGGGGGCAGATCATCCGCACCAGCCGCTGGGCCACCACCCCGAGCAGGGTCGAGGCGATGAGGTAGGAGGGCAGGCCGAGGTCCATGAGCCGGGTCACGGCGCTGGCCGCGTCGTTGGTGTGGAGGGTGGAGAAGACGAGGTGTCCGGTGAGCGCCGCCTGGATGGCGTAGCGGGCGGTCTCGAGGTCGCGGATCTCGCCGATCATGATGACGTCCGGGTCCTGGCGGAGGATGTTGCGGAGGATGGAGGCGAAGGTGACGTCCACCGCGGGCTGGACCGCGATCTGGTTGAAGTCCTCGTGGATCATCTCCACGGGATCCTCCACGGTGACGATGTTGATCTCCGGGGAGTTCAAGTGCCGGAGGGTGGAATAGAGGGTGGTGGACTTGCCGCTCCCGGTGGGGCCCGTCATGAGGACGATGCCGTAGGTGTGCTGGAGGAATCGGGTGTAGGTCTCGAGGTCGCGCGGGGAGAAGCCCAGTTCCTCCAGGTTCCGGAAGAGGATGTCGGCGCTCTGGAGCCGGAGCACCATCTTCTCGCCGAAGGCCACGGGCACCGTGGAGACCCGGACCTCGGCCTCGTCGTCCTTCCAGGCGATCTTGAGGCGGCCGTCCTGGGGGCGGCGCTTCTCGGCGATGTCGAGCCGGGAGATGGCCTTGATCCGCGAGCAGATGGCCTCGTGGACCACCCGGGGGAGCCGGTGCACCACGTGGAGGACGCCGTCGATCCTGAGCCGCACCACGGACTCGTTGCGCTTCGGCTCGATGTGGATGTCGCTG
This region includes:
- a CDS encoding putative metalloprotease CJM1_0395 family protein, which translates into the protein MNVSPASLPLTMPRVAGQGPEAEVAHRAGAAAERPAAAPPGARTPGGEPLDRAELAELLDLRKRDAEVRRHERAHMAAGGAYVRGGATYTYRTGPDGRRYAVGGEVHIDASPEPDPEKTLRKMETVRRAALAPANPSPQDRAVAAEAAARAAEAQRELMAIEAAQDSSHQTGTESGGGLPPGSIIDRLA
- a CDS encoding GspE/PulE family protein, encoding MAHPYHDPDYLFPRLEAAGYLAPEQTASLRAKLAIPRRRGQDLVQWIHSLKLPRRDDPLRPLEEADILALVAGDRGWRFRRLDPLDLDMEVVTRTLPASFAGRRLVLPVEWDGKTLEVACYDPLDAELRQDVERACKTAIRLSVAPRGDIEQIIREFFGFKKSIAAAQDLLQGPSVDISNLEQLIRLQGIEGAHSDKHIQQAVDHLLQYAMEQRASDIHIEPKRNESVVRLRIDGVLHVVHRLPRVVHEAICSRIKAISRLDIAEKRRPQDGRLKIAWKDDEAEVRVSTVPVAFGEKMVLRLQSADILFRNLEELGFSPRDLETYTRFLQHTYGIVLMTGPTGSGKSTTLYSTLRHLNSPEINIVTVEDPVEMIHEDFNQIAVQPAVDVTFASILRNILRQDPDVIMIGEIRDLETARYAIQAALTGHLVFSTLHTNDAASAVTRLMDLGLPSYLIASTLLGVVAQRLVRMICPRCREELTVPADQLRALSCEVPDDPVRILRGKGCSYCRNTGYWGRIGIYEVLAVSDEIRKMIHDRADEMGIKRQAMKEGMTPLRHDACRKVLEGITTVEEVIRATAT